Proteins found in one Anoplolepis gracilipes chromosome 7, ASM4749672v1, whole genome shotgun sequence genomic segment:
- the LOC140667498 gene encoding uncharacterized protein: MKIYITTLAVLLLTGVILAYPQKDGQIFSNEAIRQAQNTYLIPKDATIQKVQEGIELAAYESIPGDQRINLFEILGEHVPPEVVNNLQTQIDQIGRN; the protein is encoded by the coding sequence ATGAAGATTTACATTACGACACTGGCCGTGTTACTTTTGACGGGCGTGATTCTGGCGTATCCGCAGAAAGATGGACAAATCTTCAGCAATGAAGCGATACGACAAGCTCAGAATACCTATCTCATCCCTAAGGATGCGACTATACAAAAGGTCCAAGAAGGCATCGAACTGGCCGCATACGAATCAATTCCCGGCGATCAGAGGATCAATCTCTTTGAGATTTTAGGCGAACATGTGCCACCCGAAGTGGTGAACAATCTTCAGACCCAGATCGATCAAATAGGTCGAAATTAG